From the Lactuca sativa cultivar Salinas chromosome 9, Lsat_Salinas_v11, whole genome shotgun sequence genome, the window ATGTTGTTATTCGCATTGTGTTTATAtggttttacttatatatatatatatatatatatatatatatatatatatatatatatatatatatatatatatatatatatatatatatatatatatatatatatatatatatatatatagcatgttTTGCGTAGCCGATAATTTGGGCAGAGTAACACCTGGTACTAAGCTTATCCAAAGGTGGCTATAATAAAAAGTTTATGCGTTTCCTGGCAACTGGCCAACATGACAACTAGGTATGATCTTATCTATCATAGTGATTCAGTATAACAACTACGCATAATATTAGATAAAGAGTTTGTGCAGAGTAAATACCAAGCCTAATATCATCCTAATGCTATGGCCATAATTATCTAACTATAATTAGTGATAACTATGTAAAgttgcattttagacatgtatccccccccccccagtaAGGAGTTGGAAaatggggccgtgaaactcacctgtGAGTATGAAAACATTAGTGTAGGGTAGAAACCATAAGTTAGCACTTCGAGAGTTGACCGGGGCTATGACACATGGAACAAAATAGAGAGAGAATCAAAGAGTGGGTGAGGAAGAATGAGTTGCTGAAACCTACTATTTATAGCAAGTTTGGAGCAGGTGTTAGGTAAATGCGCATGAACCGCACGATGGTGCCATAGGTCTTCATCTTAGAGTGCCACATCATCCCGTATCTCGATGTAATTGGGTGTCAATGCACGCATGACGGTAAAAATTCAACTTCGAATTTTtgtaactctcgcatacgaactCCACTCTTAATCACTCTTATATATCTGTATAGGTCTCGTCATTCTCTTCGACTTTGCTTTTGGTCGTTTTGTCTAGTTTTCACTTTCATTTTCCGATGTGTTTTTATTACTGTTATTAtcttgtaaaaatcataactctcacaTATAACATCTGTTTTAGGCGTTCCTTGCCTTATAGTTCCTACTTTAAGTAGTACTACGACTGCCTAGTTAGCGAATTTCTCCAAAAGTCAACCAATGTCCTTGTAGTTTTAGTCGTTGTAACATTTTAATTACAATAGATATTCATTTACCATAAATGTCATATCTCAGCAATACTGCGTCGGATTcttacaaaatttatattttttgaatCACGGTGGCGTAAGGAGTCGAAATATGCTAACATGCTCTCAAAGTGACACGACCTTTTGCGCACTTCTATTTTAGCCTAAAGGTTAACGTAATCAAGGATGACAAtttcaaatatattaaaatatatcagGTGGTTACAAGGTTGTATTTATTACATTCTAACGTCCTATTGTTAAATGTTAACGGTGGTGAGTGACGTATTCTCTAGGTTGTCACATCTTGTACTGACACTATCTAGCAAAACAGTGTGGCAGAATGGAAACATCATCATATTTTTTAGACAACTCGCTCAATTCTTTTGTCTGCACATTTCCCTAGTACCTTTTGGGGAGAAGTAGTTTTAACTGTTGTTTATGTGATTAATCATATCCCTTATGCATTGAATTCAGGAATGCCTCCTTTTAAGAAGCTATATGGTCACCTACGGTACTACTCTGTTCTTCGATTTTTTGGATGCACCTGTTTTGTTCTTCGTGCACATGATGAGCGGAACAAGTTGGGGCCTAATTCTGTTATATGTGTATTAGTATTGGATAGAAAGGTATATCATTGCTATGATTGTGAGTAAAAAGTTGTATGTTTCTTGGCATATCACATTTTTGGAACATATTCCTTTCTACTCAATTCCTGCTATATCCGATAATGTAATGAAGTCAGATCTTCTGCATATTGATCCTTTTGATGTGGATATAGATGATCGAGATTCATCCATGCTGCTTGTTTCTACAGTTCATGTCACGCCTACGTCTTTAGAGATTTCCTCAATACCTCCGGTTCTTGGGTTTGCTCCTTCGACCATTGAGATTGAAGACCCTTCTCCACCACCACTAAGGAGGTCTACTCGTCCTACCAAGTCCACCAAGATTCCAGATTTTTTCTTACTCTACATACTCAAGATCATTTGCTTAATTTATAGACAACATCCATCATTTGTCTGAAGTTGAATAATATAAAGAGGCAGTTTTAGATCCTCTTTGGCAGAATGCTATGGATGAGGAACTCACTTCTCTGTATTAGACTTATACATGGGAGGTTTATATGTCTCCTCCCCCAGGCATTCACCACCAGTCGGGTGAAGTCTGTGGGATTTGCAAAGCCTTATATGGTCTCAAACAAGCACCTCgtgcttggtttgagaaattaTCCATAGTGGTTACCTCTCTTGGATTTTTCCAAAGCAATCATGATTCAGGTTTGTTTATCATATATACGAGTACATGGCAGATTCATTTGTCCTTATATGTGGATGGCATGATTATTATGAGTGATGACCATGGTGGTATTGATTCTATGAAGTATGATTTAGCTCATCAGtttgctatgaaggatttggGCTTGCTGCGTTATTTCTTGGGTATTGAGGTAGCTTAGTCTAAGAAAGTGTATCTTCTTTCTCAGACTAAATATATAACTACTTGTTAATACCGGTGTGTCTCTCTAACAACCGAACTATATATACTCATCTTGAAACCAATGTACGGTACTCTCCTAATGATGGTTTACCTTTATCATATATAAATCTTTACCGAACTATTGTGGAAAGTTTGGTTTATCTTATAGATACTCGACTGAATATAGCTCATGTTGTTCAAGTCGTCGGTTAGTTTGTTACTGCTCCTACTTCTGTTCATTGGGGAGTTGTACTGCGTATTATAAGGTATCTTCGCGGCACTCAGTTTCAAGCCTTTTTTTCCATTGACGTCACCTCTTGCGTTACATGCCTATAGTGATTTCAATTGGGATGGCGATCATCATGATCGTAAATCCACAACCGGATTTTATGTGTTTCTTGGAGAGTCTCTTATTTCATGGAAAATCAAGAAACATGAAGTTGTCTCTAAATCTTCCATGGAGGCTGAGTATCATGATATGGTTATGACTACATATGAGATTATTTGGTTACACGATGGTTTCTTGCATATATGAGGGTTCACAATTCTCTGCCTACTCCATTCCATTGTGATAACAAAAGTGCGATACAAATTGCGATGAATTCTATCTTCCATGAGTGGACGAAGCACATTGAGATTGTCACTTTACCTGTAATCACTTACAGCTCAGGACCATTTCGCTTTCGTTTGTCCCATCAACAGCTTGCTAATATTTTTACAAAGGTTTTGTCGGCATCTTTGTTACGTTTTTTGTGTGACAAACTTTCAATGCTTATTGTTGTGACATTGTGAGTTTGAGGGAGATATTAACCATATTAGTTCATATGCTTATGGGCTTCTTTGTCTCTAGTCTATTAGTCCATTAGGATTTAGCTAGACCATTAGGGTTTTGTTAGGGTCTTAGTATTTATTCTTTCCCTCTTGCTTTGTAGACTCATACTTTTCTAATGAAAGAACTAATATTTTTTCTCTTTACAATATAAATGTTGTTCTGTTACACGTAaaaaacatgcaataatcatacaCCTCAAGCTTGGATCCAAATAAACATCCACCTCAAAAGGAAAGAGCAAATGTTTGTAATAATTGGTcgtttttaaaatgtttatttGATAGTTAAAAACTGTAATTAATTGGAATGTatgtttttttcttgtttttacaTTTAGTGAAATAACCCCTAAGCAGGCATAATAAAACAGTATGTATTTTGGTACATATAGGTACACGTTTTACAACGTTTTATAGATATATAGCTTAAGTTTTATTGTCAGgaatatgtttttttattgttgttttgACCATCAATCCTTTTATACATAGCAACCAAATGTGTATAATGCTTGTTATGTATATGTACAAGTGTACAACGGTCGTCATGTCAATATATtaacaagtcaaacaaattcaaaaCAGACTTCAAAACATTTCAAGTTATACAATGATTGTGAGGTGCTGGGCctacttttatatattttattatttatatcatctaaattaaaattaagaataaaaagttatttaaaaaggtaaatttgataaatataatatttgaaatATTTATAAATGATGGTATTTTAAACTTAGGTTTTACAATAGGATTATTATAATAGCGATAAAAGATAATAATTTAAAATGATCATAAACCTTAATAAAAAGAATTTGAATAAATATGATATTCTAGAAATTATAaacatcatatattatatttagatattttgtataaatataataTTCTAGAAATTATAaacatcatatattatatttagatatttgtcacataacataacaaatatgaTGTCATGATATTTATTTAAAAGAtatctaaaattttctaaaattcTAAGATAATAGGAATGTTTTTACTATGATAGAGGAGTGATTCTTGATTTTCTCCTAATTCATTCAAAATAATGTCGCATCGGCTTCACAttagtttttattatcatttcttttatatttttcccaacacaaaaaaaaataaaaaaaaaataatgtaaacattattttatttccAACCTATTCAATGTATTTGTTACATCgttatttttaattcaagtaaatcaaaaactacaaaataaaataaaacataacattatttatttaattaaattataaaatgtaaattaaaataaaaaattgtattttttttaatttttttactctTAAAATAACACTTAATTAGAAAATCACACTACAATAACATTAGTTACATCCTAAAACGACAAACGGAATAACAAAAAGAACATACTACAAACGAAAaacaacaaattaaaaaaaatacttaaattctaaaaacaaaatagtgattttttaaaatatttcatgCTGCCTCGCAATGAAAATCTTTCTTTTATGGCGTTCAAGATGCTCATTTTTTgttgtgttttaaacttttttgTCAAAAACTTTAGGCTCACGGGTGTTTATTTTGTGGGTAAAACGACATTAAACTTTTTTACTTTTTGTTGCATATTTTTCCATTTGGGAAcaatttgatgtgtttaaagaTCTGAACCCCCAAAGTGTTGTTTAAAATGATCCATGAACTAATCGCCAAAAATATGACGATCTATGTTGAGTAACCTATCTATTTTCTAAAGTATCAAAGAATGTTCTTATCAACGCTACTTCTTTGATTTAGGACCACTCTGCGAATACAATTGGCCTATGAATAATATCTATTTTCAAATTTAGAATTGAAATGTAGAGATAGTAAGTAAAATGGAATAAAATTGAAGGAagaaaaatatagttttaaaatggTGGAAGAATGTATTATAATAGGAAATTTTATTAgaaaaaatattaaaacattCAAAATTGGAGCATCAGATTCACGAGTCTATCAACCCGCATATTAAAACATTCAAAATTAGGCTGGTCGATGTGGGCAACGCCCACACCGGCGTTTTTAGATAAAAACAAAGAAACAACGTTAAATGAAGGTGGTGGTGGCAACATGAAGCAACCGCAGGCGTATAGCGTCCAAAAACGGTGAATGGGGTAGTGTTTGTGCGTTATAACGCCCAAAAACGCTCATAGGATGTTGCCCATGCCCAGCACTCTTAGAGCGAAAGGTCGGGACTAAACTAAAAAACCAAAACGACTTGTTGTATACATAAAATTAATTGTGAAAACTGACAAGTTTTTTCAaggaaatttgtaaaaaaaaattcttattttTTGCCCTATTGACTTATGATGGTGAGAAatttgtattttcaaaaagtgtTTAGATTAATTTTTGTAGTTTATGATGGGGAAAGTCAATAAGTTGTTTTTTAAAAgtgtttgtattaatttataaatgttttaaaggATATTTGACTTTTACAACCCGAAagttagacaaaattgcaagaatgatcCCTATGGTTACGTGGAAATTATCAATTTGAGCCAAAAACGTTTGAAGTAACATTCATGGTCCAAAGATTTTTATTTTCTTGCCACTTTGATCCAATTTACTTTAAACTTTTTTGTAAGGACGACGGTGGGTTTGGCAGTCCGACTGGCTGTGCTGGTGTTTTGTGACaaaataagagagagagagagagagagagagagagagagagagttattaAGGGTGAGAATTTGGTGGGgtaatttcttatttttttttaatttagaaaaattttatattaaataaaaaatagaaaatgaaaaTGTATACGGTAAATTCATCATTTTAAGAAAAATCAAACGAAAATgaaccaaactcgcaacaaaatgatattttttggaCCATTGGTGCTAATCCAAATATGTTTTGCCCAAAATGGTAATTTTCGACATACCACATGTATCATTGTTACAAATTTGTCAAAAAGTTATAAGGAGTTTTGATAAGTAAGAAATCATAACAtacaaaatctttttttttttttgttgaaacaccctctaagttataatatattttgtTGAAACAACCATTAtaatttgtttgatttttttatatatgataataaataaattatacttgtatttaaaagaaatataaaaaccaattaaaatgtaaaaatatattgttataaaATGTATCTGTCACTCTTTGATGATGGAACTAAATCAAAATTTGATACGAAATGTATATCTTGATATCAAATACTTCGTTGAAAACAATGCATTAATTCATCCATAGATCGATAGAGAAGATGAAAAGAGTCTCATCCGAAAATGTTGGTTTTACCCTCCGACGGATTTTTTTTTTCCTACGGTGCATTCCGCCGTTCCACCTTTATCATGCTAAACAAATGAGATTCCAACACCTTTAACTAGAACATAACAACACAAATCAAATAGTTTAAATTCAGTTTATATTACACAACCTCCGGATAATTCTTGATTAAATATACAAAAATCAAATACCAAAAAACTTGAAAGAACCAAAAACCTAGATAGCATTGTGGTGGAACTTGAAAACCGAGAACCAAACGTCGAACAAAACCAGGTTTATTGAAACTCAAAACCACTTGAAAACCCAACATCGAACAAGATAAGGTTTATTTTCTGTTCAGTTTTGGCTTTAAGCATAAACCAAACCAAACCGATTCATGTCTATCcatatcaaattttattttatcttttaggTGATTATCTTATACTCATACATACCATGTTATTTGCTATAGAGTTTGACTTATGTTTGAAAGTATATGGTATTCCCAAAAGTTGAAATACCTTTTGTGAAAGCATCTTAACATCATTATAACACTTTAATAAAGCAAATATACGTGGGATATTTGTTTGAAGTCAAATGGGCATTATGGAAATGACATACTAGTACCAAAAAGTTTGGCCATGATCATGATGGGTGGCATTGTGGCATGGGCCATTATTGTGCAACCAAAAGCCAACAGTCGTTCAATTCAATCATCCTCATCCTCAACTCAATTAACCAACTTTCCATCATGCTACAACATCTCATCATTGACTTCTTATATAATTAACTTAAATTCACGAATATTCATGATTTTCAAGTTACCATTTTCCAAAACCAAGCAATACATCCAAAATATATTTAAAACATTATGTAAAAGTTGTGAAAGAATAAGATTGCACGTATATATATTCATTGTTACATAACCATAAAGATAAACATATACCCCCAAAAAAAACCCGGTTCAACTTATGTACATCACCACAAAGGCACAAAAGAAAACAACATTATAACCCAAAATACAAAATCATGAACCCTAATTCCCAAAACCATTTATTCCCTTTACACAATTATATTTCCCTCAAACCCCTCACCTAGGTCTCGGTTGAACCGGTCGAACCAAATTAGCCTGAGACCGAGTCAACATCTGAGTCATCGATGGAGTCTGATACGATTGAACCAGGCTCGAACCATCGGTTGAGTCCCCACGAGCTGTGGCTCGTTGCCATGAATGTGAGCTCAAACCCGATAAGATATAAGCCCGACCCGATGCCTCGTATACATGTCGGCTAGCCATCCTCTCTTGCATTTCCTTAAGCTCAGCATCTAGAGCCATACAAAGCCGGTCTCCTGACCTAGCCGACACGGTTCCCGATAGAACCGCCCGACACCCCTCGAGTGCACCCACGGCTCGTGTCAAATCACCTTCTTCCGCTGCTTCTCTCGCTTGTACCATGGCTTCGGCTGCTTGTAACCGGTTCCTTTGTCGATCAACTTCAATCGAAACGACGTTTTCACTCCCGACTTTTTCCGGTCTTTTAATCGTAACATCTTCGGTTTCTAATTTCACGGTTTCCTTCGTGAAGGGATCGGtgtaatagcaacgtactttgaaTAACGAAGAAGTCAACTCTTTTTCTTTTGGCACGTTGACCGAGACGAGAAAATCGCGTTCCTCATCCGCGTACATATCGCCCACATCGATGATGCCGGATCTTCGATCCGGCATCAAGTGATTCTTGTAGCTTCCGGCTTTTAAAGATTTAAGACGAATTCCAGGGTTTTCGGTTTCGATAATCAGTTGTAAACTTTTCACCACAACACTCAAAAGTCCACCAATACATTGAGCAAATGCATCTTGAATCACACTTTCGGTTTCAATAAACGAAAATGTCCCCCCGGAGATCTCGGAAATCGAATGCATCAATGACGCATCGTGATCCGTTCCAAACCCGAATGTATGGACCGGAATCTTGATTCCGGTTCCGACCCCAGGAAGAAGTAATTGATAGTTTAACCGGTTCTGGCCAccggaattggaattggaattggaactGGCGATTACAGGTACGGTATAAGTATCTTGTCCATCGGATAACAATATTATACTCGCGACCGGATTTTTCTCACGGCGGTCTTCCATCACTTTCCTACCCTTCCTCAACCCTTCGGCGATATTCGTGCCGCCGTTTGCCGCCAGAGAGTTAACGGCTTGAAGCGCGTGTTGCTTCCCGGAATCCGACATTTTCCGTAGCGGAAACAACCGGCGGGCAGTGGAGGAGAATGCGATCACCGCCAGCCGGTCCGCGGGCCCAAGGTTTTGTATCACAAAACCCATAGCCCGTTTAAGTAACGCGAGCTTCGTGCCCGCCATACTACCGCTTATATCAAGAACCGTTACAAGGTCAACCGGGGCGCGTGGGGCCCGGTTGACCACAGTTTGACCAGGGTTGATTGAAGTAGAAACCGGAGCTTTTAGGTGGATCAAAACTGTAAAATCATCGGTGGTGGTGAACCGTGGGACCGCCGGAACTTCGGTGTAAGTTTCCAATTTTACCCTTTGTGAATCTGATCCATTTGATGTGGTTGTTGAAGATTGGAGATCTAAGGGTTCATCATCGTTGAAGACCGGCGGCTCGTTCGCCGGAAAAACAGCAGCGGTGACTTGGCGGTTGGAGTTGTGTTGCGGCGGAAACTGGCGGATCACCGCCATTACCGGATTATTTAAACCGGTTGAAACTTGTAATGGGACTTCTTTCCATTTTGCTCGACAAATTGGACAGATTTGGTTGCCATGTTTTACATTTGAAGAAATACATTGAAAATGGAATGAATGCGAACATTCTGCTGTGAAAATTGCTTGACCTTCTCCCCTTTTCATTGATGTCAAACATATTGTGCATTTCTGAAAATTGACATGA encodes:
- the LOC111915058 gene encoding E3 ubiquitin-protein ligase WAV3 — its product is MGSKWRKVKMALGSNLCVYVPPADADVSPPQSERCSDAALLSPASDQRSLGGSATAPRPWSPALRLSKSFSRSSKKCTICLTSMKRGEGQAIFTAECSHSFHFQCISSNVKHGNQICPICRAKWKEVPLQVSTGLNNPVMAVIRQFPPQHNSNRQVTAAVFPANEPPVFNDDEPLDLQSSTTTSNGSDSQRVKLETYTEVPAVPRFTTTDDFTVLIHLKAPVSTSINPGQTVVNRAPRAPVDLVTVLDISGSMAGTKLALLKRAMGFVIQNLGPADRLAVIAFSSTARRLFPLRKMSDSGKQHALQAVNSLAANGGTNIAEGLRKGRKVMEDRREKNPVASIILLSDGQDTYTVPVIASSNSNSNSGGQNRLNYQLLLPGVGTGIKIPVHTFGFGTDHDASLMHSISEISGGTFSFIETESVIQDAFAQCIGGLLSVVVKSLQLIIETENPGIRLKSLKAGSYKNHLMPDRRSGIIDVGDMYADEERDFLVSVNVPKEKELTSSLFKVRCYYTDPFTKETVKLETEDVTIKRPEKVGSENVVSIEVDRQRNRLQAAEAMVQAREAAEEGDLTRAVGALEGCRAVLSGTVSARSGDRLCMALDAELKEMQERMASRHVYEASGRAYILSGLSSHSWQRATARGDSTDGSSLVQSYQTPSMTQMLTRSQANLVRPVQPRPR